The Pocillopora verrucosa isolate sample1 chromosome 2, ASM3666991v2, whole genome shotgun sequence genome has a segment encoding these proteins:
- the LOC131792721 gene encoding short transient receptor potential channel 5-like, whose protein sequence is MSYMIFLALIFGSSFEYRYGPDGAGLTWIDWVIMLFVLGLLIQEIVEIWRQGAFIYFSKWWNVVDTLIILTFMVAYVLWLVAWRVYGEWRPEKKSFIVADAIYASASVIAYFHLAHFFQVNSTLGPLQLSLYKMLRDVLKFLAIFLLLYFAFATGVAKIYSYYVASQRELQKRDTKTADYQLSHPFALHTNTFIILFWLLFDGGGQEESISVQDQNFTLTTEFGRVFMGAYVICTILVAVNMLIAMMDDSFHKIKKNAVVEWKFSRTQMWLEWIDKGNSVPVPFNIPYVVLRLFFWFWCGCLESLCFKCEVNNEEENTCCRGNKVSREGIPGCNFERCDGCKDSATPNEEHLKALKTLVEEYLKKHYEAKWNECRAATA, encoded by the exons ATGTCATACATGATATTTCTGGCTTTAATCTTTGGGTCATCTTTTGAGTACAGGTATGGGCCTGACGGAGCAGGCCTTACGTGGATTG ATTGGGTTATTATGCTCTTCGTTCTCGGCCTACTCATACAGGAAATCGTGGAAATCTGGAGGCAAGGTGCTTTCATTTACTTCTCAAAGTGGTGGAATGTTGTTGATACATTGATTATCCTCACATTCATGGTGGCCTACGTTCTATGGCTGGTCGCGTGGCGCGTGTACGGAGAGTggaggcctgaaaaaaaatcattcatcgTTGCAGATGCCATTTATGCCAGTGCATCCGTCATAGCCTATTTTCATTTGGCACACTTTTTCCAGGTCAATTCAACCCTGGGTCCCTTACAGCTGTCGCTTTACAAAATGCTGAGAGATGTCCTTAAGTTTCTTGCCATCTTTCTCCTTCTCTACTTTGCGTTTGCTACAGGGGTGGCCAAGATTTACTCGTACTATGTTGCCTCTCAGAGAGAGCTCCAAAAGCGGGACACCAAAACCGCTGACTACCAACTTTCTCATCCATTTGCTTT ACATACCAACACTTTCATTATCTTGTTTTGGTTGCTGTTTGATGGTGGTGGACAGGAGGAGAGCATTTCAGTGCAGGATCAAAACTTCACTCTCACTACCGAATTTGGTCGCGTATTTATGGGAGCCTACGTCATATGCACCATCCTTGTTGCCGTCAACATGCTGATAGCTATGATGGACGACTCATTCCACAAAATCAAG aaaaacgCTGTTGTAGAGTGGAAATTCTCAAGAACCCAAATGTGGCTGGAATGGATTGACAAAGGCAACTCTGTTCCGGTTCCATTCAATATTCCATACGTCGTTCTGCGccttttcttttggttttggtGCGGCTGTCTTGAATCACTGTGTTTCAAATGCGAAGTG AATAACGAAGAAGAAAACACATGTTGCCGCGGGAACAAAGTCTCAAGAGAAGGTATTCCAGGATGCAATTTCGAACGATGTGACGGCTGCAAGGACTCGGCAACTCCCAATGAG GAACACCTTAAAGCATTGAAAACTTTGGTCGAAGAATATCTGAAAAAGCACTACGAAGCCAAATGGAATGAATGCAGGGCGGCAACTGCCTGA